The genomic interval TCGAACTCGATCAACATCGCGTACGGCCGTGCCTTCGTGGTGGCCGGGCTGCCGCCCTTGATCGCGGAGGCGGGAGCGGCGGTGGCCCAGAGCGCGGCAGCGGCGAGCACGGCGGTGGTGACGACGGCGGCCGTGCGCGTTCCGGGACGGGTGTTTCTGGCAGCGTGAATCGACATTGCGGTTTCCCCCTGAAGTGTGGTCGGTGGGGAGGACGAGCGTCGGGGGCCCATCGGTTTCGCGGAACGCCGTGTTGCGGGCCGTGCCCGTCTGATGGGGGCCCTGGTCGCGACCGGGTCCAACTCGTCGTTATCGCCTACCGGACAGGTCTGGCCCGAGCCACCTCCGACGGCGGAACCGACCGCAGGCCGTAGCCCCCTCCACCTCCTCCCTCCCCTCAGGTCAGGTTCAGGCCGCCGTCCAGCACGATGACCTCACCGGTCAGATAGCCGCTGCCGATCACCGACGCCACCAGGTCGGCCACGTCGGCGGGTCGGGCCGGGCGGTGCATCGGTGCGCGGTCCCGCCACAGCTCGTGCGCCTGTGCCCAGTCCTTCGTCATCGGCGTGTCCACGAGACCCGGCGCCACCGCGTTCACCCGCACGTCGGGCCCGAGCGCGGCCGCGAGCAACCGGGTCACGTGGTTGAGCGCGGCCTTGCTCGCCGCGTACGGCACCGAGGAACCCTTGGGCCGTACCCCGGCGTGGCTGGTGATGTTGACGATGCTGCCGCCCCCGGGGGACCGCCGTAGCGCCGGAAGAGCCGCGGTGCACAGCACCCAGGGCGCGATGAGGTTGACCTCCAGCAGCTCCCGCCAGTCCGCCGGAGTCGCCGCCGCAAGGTCCGCGTGCGGGATGGGCCGGCTGATGCCCGCGTTGTTCACCAGCACGTCCAGTCGCCCGAACCGGTCCAGCGCGCTCTCGACCAGCCCCCGGGCCTCGTCCTCGACGCCGAGGTCCGCCTGTACGTAGGCCCCGCCGAGCTCCGCCGCCAGCGCCCGTCCGGCCTCCGCGCTACGTCGCGAGTGCACGACGACCCGCGTCCCGTCCGCCGCGAGCCGCCGTACGACGGCCTCGCCGATCCCCGACGTGGACCCGGTGACCAGGGCGACGGGCCGGTCTCCTGCTTCGATGCTCATGACAGTGGATCTTGTCACGGCGCGCCCGAGGCAGGTCCACGGACAACGGTCAGCAGCTGGGCCCCCGGACCTGCGCGGCGGTCGAGCGACCGCGGCCCCAGGCGGCCAGCGGCCGGAGCGCGTCCTTGAGGCGCTCGCAAGAGCAGGGCGTCAGCCCGGAACTCATCCGTCCCTACTTCGAGTTGATGCGCCGCCGGCTGGCCGGGGGCGGCGGGGAGGAAGACCTGACGGGCGTGATCGACCTGCTGGTGCGCTGACGGCCGCGCGCCGCCTGAGCCGCCCCGGTGCCCGGCCGTGCGGGTGCGGGCAGGCGTCCGCACGGCCGGGCACCGGGTCACGGCTTGATGCCCACCCCGGTCCACAGGCTGACCTCGGCGTCCGAGGCGGTCGGCTCCTTGTCCGGGCGCCAGCGATGACCGACCGAGACGCCCGGGTCGAGCAGGTCCAGGCCCTCGAAGAAGCGGGCCACGTCGGTCCGTGAGCGGAACTGCACCGGGGTACCGGCGTTGGTGTAGATGTCCGTGACCTTCTGCCACGTGTCCGGATCGAAGTCGGGTGTGCAGTGGCTCAGGGCCAGCGCGCTGCCCGAGGGAAGCTCGGCCAGCAGCCGGCTCACGATGCCGTACGGGTCCTGCGCGTCGGTGACGAAGTGCATGAGGGCGTTGAGGGACAGCGCCACCGGCCGGTCGGTGTCCAGCGCCTCGGCCAGCTCGGGCGCGTTCAGCAGCGCGCCCGGATCGTTGACGTCGGCCTCGATGTACGCGGTGCGGCCCTGGGGCGTGTTGCGCATCAGGCGCTCGGCGTACTTGAGGACCAGGGGGTCGTTGTCGGCGTAGACCACCCGGGCGTCGGGCACCACCGACTGCGCGACCTGGTGGAGGTTCGGCTCGGTGGGAATGCCGGTGCCGACGTCCAGCCACTGGCGGATGCCGTGCTCCTTCGCGAGCACCCGGGTGGCGCGGTGCATGAACGCGCGGTTCTCCCGGGCGCACGTGAAGATCCCGGGGTAGACCGACGCGACGGCCTCGGCCGCCTGCTTGTCGACGTCGAAGTGGTCCTTGCCGCCGAGGTAGTAGTCGTACATCCGGGCGGAGTGGGG from Streptomyces sp. CC0208 carries:
- a CDS encoding SDR family oxidoreductase — encoded protein: MSIEAGDRPVALVTGSTSGIGEAVVRRLAADGTRVVVHSRRSAEAGRALAAELGGAYVQADLGVEDEARGLVESALDRFGRLDVLVNNAGISRPIPHADLAAATPADWRELLEVNLIAPWVLCTAALPALRRSPGGGSIVNITSHAGVRPKGSSVPYAASKAALNHVTRLLAAALGPDVRVNAVAPGLVDTPMTKDWAQAHELWRDRAPMHRPARPADVADLVASVIGSGYLTGEVIVLDGGLNLT
- a CDS encoding SAM-dependent methyltransferase, with amino-acid sequence MTHSHAAREIDTSRPHSARMYDYYLGGKDHFDVDKQAAEAVASVYPGIFTCARENRAFMHRATRVLAKEHGIRQWLDVGTGIPTEPNLHQVAQSVVPDARVVYADNDPLVLKYAERLMRNTPQGRTAYIEADVNDPGALLNAPELAEALDTDRPVALSLNALMHFVTDAQDPYGIVSRLLAELPSGSALALSHCTPDFDPDTWQKVTDIYTNAGTPVQFRSRTDVARFFEGLDLLDPGVSVGHRWRPDKEPTASDAEVSLWTGVGIKP